In a single window of the Cucumis melo cultivar AY chromosome 11, USDA_Cmelo_AY_1.0, whole genome shotgun sequence genome:
- the LOC103497674 gene encoding probable xyloglucan galactosyltransferase GT14 — translation MEKKPFRTTCSTDLCFAIFISSAIVWIFFCFDYSTFHPSNNGVQGISSSLNPNKLLLKPSPLAARTLDPCSGRYLFIQNIPSRFNSDLITNCQSLTRGTDKSDMCPYFVNSGLGPEIEDSRGVFLNSSCFKTNQFLLEVIFHNKMKQYECLTNDSAMASAVYVPFYAGLDISHYLWNPSITIRDSSARDFLSLISEKPEWKRMFGRDHFFVAGRISWDFRRQTDEVSDWGSKLRFLPESHNMTMLSVEASSWKNDFAIPYPTYFHPSKLSEIVEWQSLMRARQRHHLFTFTGAPRPDLTDSIRGMVIEQCRGSSLCKFIDCSSDGVNCDDPTTTMEAFQSSIFCLQPPGDSYTRRSIFDSILAGCIPVFFHPGTAYSQYLWHLPKNQTAYSVFIPVRNVKKWDESIEGILSGISKDRESAMREEVIRIIPRIVYGDPRSKIGNLEDAFDLAVKGILERVENVRKKIREGRDPSEGFDDPDHFKYTFSNKN, via the coding sequence ATGGAGAAGAAGCCCTTCAGAACCACTTGCTCCACCGATCTCTGCTTCGCCATTTTCATTTCCTCTGCCATTGTTTGGATTTTCTTCTGTTTTGATTACTCCACTTTCCATCCCTCCAACAATGGCGTCCAAGGGATCAGTTCCTCTCTTAACCCTAACAAATTACTCCTCAAGCCTTCCCCTCTCGCCGCCCGGACCCTCGATCCTTGCTCCGGCCGTTACTTGTTCATCCAGAATATCCCGTCTCGATTCAATTCCGATTTGATCACAAACTGCCAATCTCTTACAAGAGGAACCGACAAATCCGATATGTGTCCGTATTTTGTTAACTCTGGACTCGGCCCTGAAATTGAAGATTCTCGTGGGGTTTTTCTCAACAGTAGTTGTTTCAAGACGAATCAGTTTCTGTTGGAGGTCATTTTTCACAACAAGATGAAACAGTATGAATGCTTGACGAATGATTCGGCTATGGCGTCTGCTGTTTATGTACCGTTTTACGCTGGTCTTGATATCAGCCATTATCTATGGAATCCGAGTATTACGATTAGGGATTCTTCCGCTAGGGATTTTTTGAGTTTGATTTCTGAAAAACCGGAGTGGAAGAGGATGTTTGGGAGGGATCATTTCTTCGTTGCCGGAAGAATTTCTTGGGATTTCAGACGACAAACGGATGAAGTTTCTGATTGGGGAAGTAAACTCAGATTCTTACCTGAATCTCACAATATGACGATGCTTTCTGTTGAAGCAAGTTCATGGAAGAACGATTTCGCCATTCCGTATCCAACTTATTTTCATCCATCGAAATTGAGTGAAATAGTTGAATGGCAGAGTCTCATGAGAGCTAGACAACGCCACCATTTATTCACCTTCACCGGCGCTCCACGGCCGGATCTTACTGACTCGATTCGCGGTATGGTGATCGAGCAATGTCGAGGTTCATCCCTTTGTAAATTCATAGATTGCAGTTCTGATGGGGTTAATTGTGATGATCCTACTACCACCATGGAAGCATTTCAGAGCTCGATCTTCTGCCTGCAACCACCGGGAGATTCATACACAAGAAGATCCATATTCGATTCGATTTTAGCTGGATGTATTCCAGTTTTCTTTCATCCAGGTACTGCTTATTCTCAATATTTATGGCATCTTCCTAAAAATCAAACAGCTTATTCTGTGTTTATACCTGTGAGGAATGTGAAGAAGTGGGATGAGAGCATTGAGGGGATTTTGAGTGGAATTTCTAAGGATAGAGAATCCGCCATGAGAGAGGAAGTTATAAGAATCATTCCAAGGATTGTTTATGGAGATCCCAGATCAAAAATAGGGAATTTGGAAGATGCATTTGATTTAGCTGTTAAAGGGATTCTTGAAAGAGTTGAAAATGTTAGGAAAAAGATTAGGGAAGGGAGAGATCCTAGTGAAGGATTTGATGATCCTGATCACTTTAAGTAtacattttcaaacaaaaactGA
- the LOC103497673 gene encoding selenium-binding protein 2 — protein sequence MADGASNGDGKACCRHGPGYATPLEAMSGPRETLIYVTAVYSGTGRNKPDYLATVDVDPNSPNYSKVIHRLSLPYLGDELHHSGWNSCSSCHGDPSADRRFLILPSLLSGRIYVIDTKTNPTAPSLHKVVEPEDIIQKTGLGFPHTSHCLASGDIMVSCLGDKDGNAQGNGFLLLDSEFNVKGRWEKPGNSPLFGYDFWYQPRHKTMISSSWGAPSAFTKGFNLQHVADGLYGRHLHVYSWPDGELKQTLDLGDTGLLPLETRFLHDPSKDTGYVGCALTSNMVRFYKNQDDTWSHEVSISVKALKVQNWILPEMPGLITDFLISLDDRFLYFVNWLHGDVRQYNIEDPKSPKLVGQVWVGGLIQKGSPVLAEAEDGTTFQFDVPEIKGQRLRGGPQMIQLSLDGKRLYVTNSLFSTWDRQFYPELVEKGSHMLQIDVDTQKGGLSINPNFFVDFATEPDGPSLAHEMRYPGGDCTSDIWI from the exons ATGGCGGATGGAGCGAGCAACGGGGATGGTAAAGCTTGTTGCCGCCATGGACCCGGCTACGCTACTCCTCTTGAAGCCATGTCCGGCCCCAGAGAGACTCTGATCTACGTCACTGCCGTTTATTCCG GGACTGGGAGAAACAAGCCTGATTATCTAGCTACGGTGGATGTTGATCCTAATTCTCCTAATTATTCTAAAGTTATCCATCGATTGTCTTTACCGTACCTTGGGGATGAATTACATCATTCTGGGTGGAATTCATGCAGCTCTTGCCATGGAGATCCTTCTGCAGATCGACGTTTTTTGATCCTTCCGTCGCTTTT ATCGGGTCGCATATATGTGATTGACACAAAAACAAATCCCACTGCTCCATCTTTGCACAAGGTTGTTGAACCTGAAGACATCATACAGAAAACTGGATTAGGTTTCCCACACACGTCTCACTGCCTCGCTTCTGGAGATATAATGGTGTCATGCTTGGGAGATAAAGATGGAAATGCACAAGGAAATGGGTTTCTTCTCCTCGATTCAGAATTTAATGTCAAGGGAAG GTGGGAAAAACCAGGGAATAGTCCCCTGTTTGGATATGACTTTTGGTACCAACCACGGCATAAGACAATGATTAGTTCATCATGGGGTGCTCCTTCTGCTTTCACAAAAGGCTTCAACCTTCAACATGTTGCTGATGGTCTCTACGGGAGGCATCTTCATGTGTATAGTTGGCCCGATGGTGAATTGAAACAAACATTGGACCTTGGAGACACTGGACTTCTACCCTTGGAA ACAAGATTCTTGCACGATCCTTCCAAAGATACAGGTTATGTTGGTTGTGCATTAACAAGTAACATGGTGCGGTTTTACAAGAATCAAGACGATACGTGGAGTCATGAG GTTTCCATTTCAGTAAAAGCATTGAAGGTTCAAAATTGGATACTTCCTGAAATGCCTGGTCTCATTACTGACTTTCTGATCTCACTCGATGATCGCTTTCTGTACTTTGTTAACTGGCTACATGGAGATGTGAGACAGTACAACATTGAGGATCCTAAAAGTCCTAAGTTAGTGGGTCAAGTGTGGGTTGGTGGACTGATCCAAAAGGGCAGTCCTGTGTTAGCTGAGGCAGAAGATGGCACAACATTCCAGTTTGATGTCCCTGAAATCAAG GGACAACGTTTAAGAGGGGGGCCTCAAATGATACAGTTGAGTTTGGATGGGAAGCGTCTTTATGTGACCAATTCCCTTTTCAGCACATGGGATCGTCAGTTTTATCCTGAATTGGTTGAGAAAGGTTCTCATATGCTGCAGATTGATGTCGATACACAGAAAGGTGGACTCAGCATTAACCCGAATTTCTTTGTGGACTTCGCGACCGAGCCTGATGGTCCTTCGTTGGCCCACGAGATGAGGTATCCTGGAGGTGATTGCACTTCAGATATATGGATTTAA